The Acidaminococcus fermentans DSM 20731 sequence GTGTACGACCGGCTGAAGAAGCAGGTGGAACTGTTCGACAATGACAGCAGCCACGGGTCCAAGATCCTGAAAAGCACCACCGGAAGCCTGGACGATCCGGCCATCAAGGAAGCCATCGGGGAAGCCAATCTGCAGAATCTGATGGACGATATCGAACTGCTGGATATGGCCGGGGATGAATTCGACCTGGCCAAAGTGGATGCCGGGGAACTGACTCCCATGTTCTTCGGGTCTGCCATGACCAACTTCGGGGTCCGGAGCTTCCTGGAAAAATTTCTGGAATTGTCTCCGGAACCCCAGCCCCGGAAACTGAAGGACGGGGGCGTGGTGAATCCCTCCGATGAAGACTTCACGGCATTCATCTTCAAGATCCAGGCCAACATGAACCCGGCTCACCGGGACCGGATCTCCTTTATGCGGATCTGTTCCGGGGTGTTCGAAAAGGGCATGACCGTATGGCATGTCCAGGGACAGAAACCGGTGAAACTGGCCCAGCCCCAGCAGTTCATGGCCCAGGAACGGACCACGGTGGAAAAAGCCTATCCGGGGGACATCATCGGGGTGTTCGATCCGGGGATCTTCACCATCGGGGATACCCTGTGCAACGAGAAGCATCCGGTGCAGTTTGAGGATTTCCCCATTTTCCCGCCGGAAATCTTTGCGAAGGTCCAGCCCAAGGATTCCATGAAACGGAAGCAGTTTGAAAAGGGCATTGTCCAACTGGCCCAGGAAGGGGCCATCCAGGTGTTCAAACAGAAGGACATCGGGATGGAAAGCTTCGTGGTAGGGGTCGTCGGGGTGCTGCAGCTGGAAGTGCTGGAATACCGTCTGCTGAACGAATACAATGCCAAGCTGCTGCTGGAGCAGCTGCCGTATTCCGTGGCCCGGTGGGTCTATGCGGATGATCCGGAACTGATCCGGAACATCAAGGGCCTGGACAACGGGATGCTGGTGTATGACAAGCTGGGACGGCCGGTGGTGCTGGTATCCAATGAATGGAACCTGAACTGGATCCTGGAACGGAACCCGGGGATCAACTTCACTCAGGTGCCCAGCGAAGCACGGGCAATCTAAGGAAAAAGGAGGGAATCTGCTTGAAGCAGGTTCCTGTGAAGGGAAACGCAGCTGGTGCTGCTGACCTGCCACCAGCCTTGCGGCTGGTCCCCCGCCCTTGTAAAGGGCGGATATAGCGAGGTGGACGTATGGATAACAAGAAACCTGCCATGGACATCCTGGGAGTGCCGGTGACTCCTTTTTCTATGGCGGAAGCCGTGGCCTGGCTGATGGCCCGGGTGGAGCAGGAACTGCCCACCCAGGTGGTCACCGCCAATGCGGAAATCATCATGATGGCCCAGCAGATGCCGGCCTACCGGGCGCTTCTCCAGAAGACGGACCTGATCCTGGCGGACGGGGCCGGTACGGTCTGGGCCGGGCGGACCCTGGGGAACCAGGTGCCGGAACGGGTGGCCGGATTTGACCTGTTCCTGGAGCTGCTGAAGGACGGGGCACACCGGGGAACGAAATTCTTCCTGTTCGGTGCGGCACCGGGGATTGCGGAAGCGGCAGCAGCCAAGGCCCGGGAAATCGCTCCGGGAGTGCAGATCGTGGGCACCCGGAACGGATATTTCACCAAAGCCGATGAACCGGAAATCCTCCGGCAGATCAATGAAAGCGACGCCCAGGTGCTGTTTGCGGCCCTGGGAGCTCCCAAACAGGAATTCTGGCTGGAAGAACACCGGGATGCCCTGAAACCGGCCCTGCGGGTGGGCCTGGGAGGCAGCTTCGATGTGCTGGCCGGGAAAATGGAACGGGCCCCAAAATGGATGCAGGAAGCCTCCCTGGAATGGCTGTTCCGGCTGTACAAACAGCCCAGCCGTCTGGGACGGATGATGGCGCTGCCGAAATTTGTGGTGAAGGTGCTGGAAGCCAAACACAGGGAAAAATAAAAGGGACGGTGCTCCACCGTTTTTTGCAGTACATCTTTGGACAAAGAAACTGAGATAAGGTATAATGAAACGATGGGTGGAGGTGAAGTTGTGACGAAATATAAATATTATATTGTCAAAGAAGGATATCCCTTTATCGGGACCATGCTGGCCGTGGCGGTATTGGCCGGATATCTGGCCGGACCGGTGTTTGCGGTACCTCCGGTGGTCCTGATGATCTATTTTGTCTACTTCTTCCGGAACCGGGTGCTGGATGTGAAGCAGGATCCCAATATCCTGTATTCTCCGGCGGACGGTACGGTGATGGGAGTGGAAGAGATTTTTGATAAAGAATTCCTGAACGAACCGGCCAAGAAAGTCACCATTTTCCTTTCCGTATTCAATGTGCACACCAACCGGGCTCCCATGACGGGGCTGATCAAGTACATGCGGTATACCTGCGGGGGATATGAACCGGCGTTCAGGGATTCGGCCCCCATTGTGAACGAACGGATGGCCATCGGCCTGGACAACGGCAGCAACCGGATCCTGGTGATCCAGATTGCCGGGATCCTGGCCCGGCGGATCGTTTCCTGGACCAGCCTGGGCAGCCGTCTGAAGCAGGGGGAATGTTACGGCATGATCAAGTTCGGTTCCTGTACGGAACTGGTGGTTCCCCGTTCTGTGGAAATCCTGGTCCGCAAGGGCGACAAGGTACAGGGCGGTATCAGTATCATCGGGAGGCAGAAAGCAGAATGAACTACAAACGCATGGTACCCAACAGCATCAGCGGCCTGAGCCAGATGCTGGGGCTGATCTCCATCTATCTGTCCATGGAAAAGGATTTTTCCCTGGCAGCCATTTTCATCATCCTGGCCATCCTGGCTGATTCCTGTGACGGGCGGGCTGCCCGGGCTCTGGGGGTCAGCGGACCTTTCGGGGTGGAGATGGATTCTCTCTGTGATGTGTGTTCTTTCGGCATGGCACCGTCGGTGCTGATCTACACCTATTCCCTCCATCAGCTGGGGGTGGCCGGGATGATCATTTCCGGTCTGTTTGCCTTTGGGGCGGCCATGCGGCTGGCCCGGTTCAACGTGAACGTATCTGCCATCCACGGGTATTTCCAGGGGATGCCAGCCCCGGCGGGAGCCTGCGTCATCGTGACCTTTGTGCTGGGTGGCATGCAGATCAGCCCGGTGCTGACGGCCCTGTTGACGGTGGCGGTAGCCTGCCTGATGTACAGCGATGTGAAGTATCCGGATTTCAAGGGCCATGGGAATCCTCTGTTCCGGGTGCCGGTGATCCTTGCCTTCATCCTGGGAGCCCTGGTGCTGTACAGTGATGTGAAAGCCTGGCCTTTTGTGATTATGTTTACCTATACCCTGTGCGGGGTGCTCAATGCTGTGTATGTGAAAGTGACGGGGAAACAGGCCGTCTTTAAGTAAGAGGAGGAAGCTGGAAGTTTTATGAGCACGTATTTTGACATCATTATGGTTCCCCTCCAAGTGCTGATTGTCTTTTTCACCATCTACTATTTCGTCATTTCTCTGTTTGGCATTCTGCCCCGGAAAAAAGAAAAGAAGATCCTGACCCCCAAAACCACTTTTGCTGTGATCGTAGCGGCCCACAATGAGGAAAAAGTCATCGGCGAGCTGGTGGAGAACCTCCATATGCTCCGGTATCCGGATGAACTGTACGATATCTTCGTCATTGCGGACAACTGCAAGGACCATACGGCGGAGGTGGCCCGGAAAGCCGGGGCTCTCGTGTACGAGCGGTTCAATCAGGAAGAGGTGGGCAAGGGGTTTGCCCTGGAATGGATGTTCCGCCAGCTGTTTGCTCTGGATCGGCAGTATGATGCAGTGGCCATTTTTGATGCGGACAACCTGGTGCATCCGGATTTCCTGAAGGAAATGAACAACCGGTTCTGCAAGGGCGAGCGGCTGATCCAGGGGTATCTGGATGTGAAGAACCCCAACGACAGCTGGGTCAGCGGGACCTTTGCCATCAACTTCTGGATTGTGAACCATGTATGGCATCTGGCCAAGTACACCATCGGGCTGTCCAGTGTGTTCGGAGGCACGGGCATGGTGATTGCCACGGAAGTGCTGAAGAAGTATGGCTGGAAGGCCACCTGTCTCACGGAAGACATGGAATTCACCATGAAGTGCCTGCTGGAAGGCATTCCCACCACCTGGTGCCAGGATGCCATCATCTACGACGAAAAGCCCCAGACCTTCAAGGCTTCCTGGAACCAGCGGAAGCGGTGGGCCCAGGGCCAGTTCGACGTGGCGGGCCGGTATATGTGGAAGCTGCTGAAGGAAGGGATCCGGAAACGGGACATTGTGATCCTGGATGGGGTCATCGATGTGTTCCAGCCTTATTTCATGCTGATTTCCACCTTCTTCGTGCTCTGCAGCACCATCTACAACTTCGTTCCTTTCTATACCAATGTGCTGTATGCCCTGCTGCCCTACCATGTGTGGCAGGTAATCGGGGTGGCCCAGTATGCCATTCCCGCCATCATCCTGTTCAAGATCAATGCGGCGCCCAAGTCCTGGTTCTACACCCTGTTCTATCCGCTGCTGCTGTACAGCTGGGTGCCCATTACCATCCTGGGCTTCTTCCACCGGCATGAGCATGTGTGGAGCCACACCATCCACACCCGGAGCATCAGTTTCAACGATGTGCTGGTGCCGGAAAGCGCGGAAACCGGACCGAAGCAGATTATTTTGCCGAAAGAGAAGAGATAAGAGTTGTCAGTGACCCATGGAAATCAATTTTGCAAATTAATTTTGAAACAGCATAACCCGTAGGGGGCGCAGGCCCGGCGCCCCGCAAAACACATGGTCAACTGCTGATTTGGCGGGCGGCCGGGCCTGTCGCCCCTACGGAAACGATTTATATAACGGTTGCCGTTGACAGCTGACCGTTGACGGAGCTGTTGCATGGGCAACAGCTCTTTTTTTTGTACCATAGTTGACAAAATCAGTGGGAATGGATATAATGACAATGTAAACAAAATAGTTCCGGTAGGCCAGGCTCCTACAGGGATATGGACTGCTGCCGCAACAGGATGGAGACATCCCGCGTAGGTCTGAACAGGCTGCGTCAAACAAGAAGGCGCCGCATAATGCAGTTTCACCGCCCTGTAGAGTTAAAGCTCGTACGGTGGCAGTGGGATTGGTTTCCATTGAAGAATATTTGTATTTTCTGCCGTTCGGGTATGCCCCGGACGGCTGTTTTGTTATGTGAATCTCAGTCCTCGAAAGGTGGTGGCAAAACATGGACGGCACAAGTGGAGGCAGTCATCCTCACAGTTTGGGCAGCGGAATATCCACAGACTGGCGATGCCGGTCCGGTTTTGCTGCGCGGTTTTGAGCTGACAGCCTCTTAAAGAGGGGGAACGGCCCCCGGAATTCTTTAGGAGGATATCATGAAAAAAGAGAATATGAACAAAAAAATCCAGGCAGCAGCCCAGGTCGCCCAGGCAAAGCTCCAGCAGGCTGCCGCCCTGGATGTGAATGGGGTGCTGGCCCGGTACGGAGCCAGCCTCACCGGGCTGACGGAAGCCCAGGTGGAAGATTCCCGGGAAAAATTCGGCGCCAACCGGGTGACCCGGGAGAAGAAAAAGAGCCTGGCCGCCCGGCTGATCCAGGCTTTTGTGAATCCCTTTACGGTGATCCTGTTTGTCCTGGCCGGGGTATCCACGGTAACGGACATCATCCTGCCCCTGAAGCAGGGGGATATGGACAGCTTCAATCCGGTGACGGTGATCATCATCCTGACCCTGCTGCTGATTTCCGGGGTCCTGCGGTTTGTCCAGGAAACCCGCAGCGGGGATGCGGCGGCCAAGCTGCTGGAACTGATCACCACCACCTGCACGGTAATCCGTGAGGGGGGCAAAAAACAGGAAATCCCTCTCCAGGACGTGACGGTGGGGGATCTGGTGTTCCTGTCCACCGGGGATATGGTGCCGGCGGATCTGCGGATTTTGGAAGCCAAGGACTTGTTTGTGAGCCAGTCGGCCCTTACCGGGGAAAGCGCTCCCCAGGAAAAGGTGTCCCAGGCGGTACAGGACAGCGAAAAGAAAGCCGTGACGGAACTGGCCAACCTGGCCTTTATGGGCACCAATGTAATTTCCGGGTCCGCCACCGGTCTGGTGCTGGGAGTGGGGGACCATACCCTGTTCGGGAGTATGGCCAGTTCCATGGCCCAGGAAGCTCCGGAAACCAACTTCACCAAGGGCGTCAATTCGGTGTCCTGGGTGCTGATCCGGTTCATGATGGCCATGGTGCCCCTGGTATTCTTCATCAACGGCATCACCAAGGGGGACTGGGTGGCAGCCTTCCTGTTTGCCATTTCCGTGGCGGTGGGTCTGACTCCGGAAATGCTGCCCATGATCGTCACCACCTGCCTGGCCAAAGGGGCCGTTTCCATGTCGGAGAAAAAGACGGTGGTGAAAAGCCTGAACTCCATCCAGAGCTTCGGGGCCATGGATGTACTGTGCACGGACAAGACCGGTACCCTGACCCAGGACAAGGTGGTGTTGGAATACCATCTGGATGCCAACGGGCGCCCCAGCCAGCGGGTGCTCCGGTATGCCTATCTGAACAGTTATTTCCAGACCGGGTACAAGAATTTCATGGACCGGGCCATTATCCAGAAAACGGAAGAAGAGGAAAATGCGGATCCCCGGCTGGTGGATCTGTCGGAAAACTACCGGAAGGTGGATGAGGTCCCCTTTGATTTTGCCCGGAGGAGACTGTCGGTGGTGGTCATCGATCCCAAAGGCCGTACCCAGATGATCACCAAGGGGGCTGTGGAAGAAATGCTGGGGATCTGCTCCCAGGTGGAACAGGAAAATGGTCCGGTGGCCCTGACGGAAGACCTGCGGAAACGGATCTGCCAGGTGGCGGACCAGCTGAACGACGAGGGGATGCGGGTGATTGCCCTGGCCCGGAAAATCAATCCTTCTCCGGTGGGGGCGTTCGGTACCAAAGATGAACGGGACATGGTGCTTATGGGCTATCTGGCCTTCCTGGATCCGCCCAAGGAAACGGCGGCCAAAGCCATTGAGGCCCTGAAGGACCACGGAGTCACCACCAAGGTGCTGACCGGGGACAACGAAAAGACCACCCGGTGCATCTGCCGTCAGGTGGGGCTGCCGGTGGAGCACATCCTGCTGGGCAGCGATCTGGAAGCCATGGACCGGAAGCAGCTGGAAGCGGAAGTGGAACGGACCACGGTGTTTGCCAAGCTGTCTCCGGACCAGAAGGCCCGGGTGGTGGAAGCCCTTCAGGCAAAAGGCCATACGGTGGGTTTCATGGGGGATGGGATCAATGATGCCCCGGCTCTCAAAATGGCGGATATCGGGATCTCTGTGGACAGTGCCGTGGACGTTGCCAAGGAAAGTGCGGATATCATCCTGCTGGAAAAGAGTCTGATGGTGCTGGAAGAAGGGATCGTGGAGGGCCGGAAAACTTATGCCAACATGATCAAATACATCAAGATGACCGCGTCTTCCAACTTCGGGAACATGTTTTCGGTGCTGGCGGCCAGTGCCCTGCTGCCTTTCCTGCCCATGAGCAGCCTCCAGCTGCTGGTCCTGAACCTGCTGTATGAAATTTCCTGCATTGCCATTCCCTGGGACAATGTGGATGAGGATTACCTGAAGGTGCCCCGGAACTGGGAGGCCTCCAGCATCGGCAGCTTCATGCTGTGGCTGGGGCCCACCAGTTCGGTGTTCGACTGGGTTACCTACCTGGTGCTGTATTTCGTGATCTGTCCCCAGGTGCTGTCCGGGGGACTTACCTACAATCATATTGCTGCCGACGCAGTGGTGGGCCAGGGGCCTTTTGCGGGGATGAACCTGCGGGATGCCTATGAGGCTCTGTTCCAGGCGGGATGGTTCGTGGAATCCATGTGGACCCAGACCCTGGTGATCCATATGCTCCGGACCCCCAAACTGCCCTTTATCCAGAGCCATGCCTCGGCCATGCTGACGGCGCTTACCTGCACGGGAATCGCCCTGTGCACCCTGCTGCCCTTTACCGGCAGCCTGGGAAGGGATCTGGGGTTCCTGCCTCTGCCGGGATGGTATTTCGGGTTCCTGGCCCTGGTGATCGCAGGGTATATGCTGCTGACCACCAGCATCAAAAAAGCCTACATCCGGCATTACGGGAGCCTGCTTTGAGGGCTGCCTCAGGGCAGCGTTTCTTTTCAGGAAACCCGCCAGAGGCAGGTTCCTTCCAAAACGACGAACGACGAACGATCATACCCGAAAGGAGTGATTGCCATGATGATGGAACTGATGAACGTGGAACCGCTGTTCTGGATCGGCATGGGTGCGGTGGCGGCTGTGATCTGCCTGATGCAGGCCGTCTGCTGGACCCGGACACCGAAAATGCGGAGAAATGAATGAAAATGGGTTAACCCCTGTTTCCCCTTTTTGCTGATTGTGCTACAATGAACCGGTATGCAGGTCACATGACTTGACAATCAATGACGAGGAGCGGGAAAAATGGAATATACGGAAACGGAGCAGATGGTAGCAGATCAGGAGGAAACCGGAGCCCTGGAAATCCGGCGGCTGACTTTTACGGAAGCCGTGATGCTGGTGGTGGGAGCCACCATTGGTTCCGGGGTGCTGGGACTGGCCTATGCCAGCCGGAAGGCCGGGTGGCCGGTGCTGCTGACCTGGCTTCTGGCTGCCGGTTTCCTTTCGGTGGCCTCCATGCTCTATGTGGCGGAAACGGCCCTGCGCACCCGGCGGCCCCTGCAGCTTTCCGGGCTGGCGGAAAAATATGTGGGGAAGACCGGATCCTGGCTGATCTTCTTTTCCGTGGGAGCCACCAGTTTCTGCAGCCTGATCGCCTATATCACCGGCTGCGGGAAGATCCTCAGCACTTTTCTGGGTATTCCCCTGGAAGAGGCCAGCCTGCTGTTTTCCGTGGGGGCCACTGCCGTGGTCTGGCTGGGCCTGAAGGTTACCGGGGCGGCGGAGAAGTACCTGGGGCTGGGGATGATCCTGATGCTGCTCCTGCTGGTGGGGGCTTCCTTCCTCAGGGCACGGGTTCCCATGGAAGAGATCCTCTATGCTCACTGGTCCTGGGGCATCCCGGTATTCAACATTGCGGTGTTCTGCTATGCGGTCCAGTATATTGTGCCGGAACTGGCCCGGGGATTCCGGGACCGGCCGGACAAACTGGTGCCGGCCATCCTGGGCGGCACGGGAATCTCTTTCCTGATCCTGGCCCTGGTGCCCCTGGCGGTATTCCTGATGCTGCCCGGGGAGGAAATCACGGAAGTGGCCTCCCTTTCCTGGGGACGGGCCCTGAAAAATCCCCTGTTCTATCTGTTGGTGAATTTCTTTGCCTTCTGTGCCATGCTCACTTCTTTCTGGGCCATTGCAGAAAGCTTCCTTACCAACTGCATCGAGCGGATGGGCTTCCGGTCGGAACGGGATATCCGGAGCCGGGCTCTGTGCCTGGTCTTTATTGTGGTCCCGCCCATCTTTCTGGCCAGCAGCGGTCTGGTGGGGTTTGTGAATGCCATTTTCAGCGCCGGGACCTTCGGGGGCATCATCATGTCCGTGCTGCCGGTGTTCATGGTCCGGAGTGCCCGGAAGAGGGGGGACCAGGAACCCTGCTGGCAGTGCGGATGGCTGGCCGCCCGTCCGGTACAGGGCCTGGTGCTGACCGTGTTCCTGGGCTCCGGCATCTACGCCCTGCTGAGCATGGCCGGGATGCTGCCGAAGGGGTGGTAAAAGGGGGCGTGAAAAATTCACACCCCAGGTCGCGGGCCTCGGGTCACGGGCCGCGAGCCTGGACGTTTAACCCGTTTGTTCTTTCTCTACAGAATGATAAGGTAATATACACTGGGATCTGCAAAACGGGATTTTCGGCCTGCACCAACAAGCCCGCGATTCACGACCCGCGACCAAAAAAGGGGGTGTGAAAAAATGCTTTTTCACACCCCGTCACTAGTCTCTAGTCACTAGCCGATGGAAGCCAGCTGACGCAAGCGAAATAAAGGCGCTGTGGATGATTTTTTCACAGCGCCTTTTTCCATTCAATTCCTATTCTTTTCTTCCACCAGTTCGCCCGCTTCTTCTTCCTGCTGATCTTCTTCATCTTTCCCTACGCAGTAGGAAGCGAAAAGGGAACCGGATACGTTGTGCCATACGGAGAAGATGGCTCCGGCGATGCCCCCGGCCGCGGTGAAGTACATCAGGGCCAGGGTGGAGGCCAGACCGGAATTCTGCATGCCCACTTCAATGGTCATGGCCCGGCACTGGGCTTTGTCCAGCCCGAAATGGCGGGCGCAGAATCCTCCCAGCAGCATCCCGCACAGGTTGTGGAGGATCACCACACAGAGGATCACCAGTCCGTTGTCCACAATGGCCCGTCCGGACATGGATACCACGCAGCCCACGGTGAGGATCACCACCAGGGCGGAGAGCATGGGCATCACCCGGATGATCCGGCTGACCTGACGGGGAAAGAAAGCGTTCATCCCGATTCCCAGGATCAGGGGCAGCAGCACCATCTTGACAATGGAAAGCATCATGGACACAAAGTCGATGTCCACCCAGGTGCCGGCAATGAGCCACACCAGGAAGGGGGTCACAAAGGGCGCCAGCAGGGTGTTCACCATGGTCATGGAAACGGACAGGGCCACATCCGCATGGGCAATGTAGGAGATTACATTGGAAGCGGTGCCGCCCGGACAGCAGCCCACCAGCACAACCCCAATGGCGATGGCGGGAGGGAGCCGGAACAGATGGATCAGCCCGAAGGCCACGGCGGGCATGATGGTGAACTGGAGCAGGGTCCCGATGGCCACGTTCTTCGGCTGCCGGAACACATTCCGGAAATCATCCGGGGTCAGGCTCATGCCCATGCCGAACATGATGATGCCCAGGAAGGTGGGGATCTGGGGGGCCAGAGGCTTCATGAGCCCCGGCTCCAGGATCCCCAGGAATCCGATGAGCACCACCCCGATGGACATGTAACGGGTGCAGAAGCGTACGATTGCATCCAGCATGGAATCAGCCCTCCAGCACCACATTGTCGATGAGACGGGTGGTGCCGAATTTTACGGCCACGGCCAGCAGCACACGGCCGTCAATGGGTCCGGTGACTTCCGTCAGGCCGGGCATGCCGTACAGTTCCACGTAATCGATGTTGCTCATGGGTTCGGTCCTGATTTCCGCCGTTACCTGGTCCACCAGTTTCCGGGGATCCCTTTCGCCGGCGGCAAAGGCTTCTTTTGCATGCTTCAGGCTCCGGGAAAGGATCAGGGCAGCCTTCCGTTCTTCCGGAGACAGGTAGACGTTCCGGGAACTTTTGGCCAGTCCGTCGGATTCCCGAACGATAGGCATAATACGGAGTTCCACGTTCATAAACAAGTCTTCCACCATCCGGCGGAGGACTTCCGTCTGCTGGGCATCTTTCAGCCCGAAATAGGCCCGGTCGGCCTGGGAGAGATTGAACAGCTTGGTGCATACCGTTGCCACACCCCGGAAATGGATGGGGCGTGTGCGGCCGCAAAGAACTTTGGTGATATTGCCCGTCACTTCCACCCAGGTCATATCCTTGTGGGGATACATTTCAGCCGGCGAAGGGGCAAAGATGGCCGTGGCACCGGCGGCTTCCGCGACTTTTTCGTCTGCGGCCAGCTTCCGGGGATAGGCATCATAGTCTTCGCTGGGGCCGAACTGGGTGGGGTTCACAAAGTCGCTGACGATGACCACGTCATTTTCTTTGGCAGCGGCTTTGATCAGAGAGGCATGCCCTTCGTGGAGGGCGCCCATGGTGGGCACCAGGCCGATGGTTTTGCCTTCTTTTTTGGCAGTGCGGACAAAGTCCTTCAGATCTTTTACGGTACGGAACAGTTGCATAATGACAACACCTTTCGGTGAAAGTCCTGGAATATCCAGTACCCATAAGAGAGAGGGGCACCTTGCCGTCCCAGTCTTTCGATATGTTTTGGTTCCGATTCCGAAGGGATCCTGACCAGGGAAACCCATGGCCTGTGCGCACGGTCCAGCATCGGGAAACCGTTTTATTGGATGGAACCCTAAATTTATCTCCTGCCAGAAGTTCCATCATTCGGGT is a genomic window containing:
- the panC gene encoding pantoate--beta-alanine ligase translates to MQLFRTVKDLKDFVRTAKKEGKTIGLVPTMGALHEGHASLIKAAAKENDVVIVSDFVNPTQFGPSEDYDAYPRKLAADEKVAEAAGATAIFAPSPAEMYPHKDMTWVEVTGNITKVLCGRTRPIHFRGVATVCTKLFNLSQADRAYFGLKDAQQTEVLRRMVEDLFMNVELRIMPIVRESDGLAKSSRNVYLSPEERKAALILSRSLKHAKEAFAAGERDPRKLVDQVTAEIRTEPMSNIDYVELYGMPGLTEVTGPIDGRVLLAVAVKFGTTRLIDNVVLEG